From the genome of Spinacia oleracea cultivar Varoflay chromosome 2, BTI_SOV_V1, whole genome shotgun sequence, one region includes:
- the LOC130467568 gene encoding uncharacterized protein has protein sequence MRGNFEPVAWKRLICNNPSPPKCIFIGWLVVLRRLATRDRLLKIGIACDPVCCLWEQEHEDIDHLFFDCSWSAAIWNRVLAWVGLDRHACRWDDELDFVVSFAAGNLAEHQVYRLALFTTVYFVWRARNQKKFQTRIPDSAILFKEIQLVVFSRCFMLKKLRKTSHEL, from the coding sequence ATGCGAGGTAATTTTGAGCCTGTTGCGTGGAAAAGATTAATTTGTAATAATCCTAGCCCGCCTAAGTGTATTTTCATTGGATGGTTGGTTGTTTTGAGGCGTTTAGCTACCCGTGACAGGCTTCTCAAGATTGGTATTGCTTGTGATCCTGTGTGTTGtttatgggaacaggagcatgAGGATATTGACCACTTATTCTTTGACTGCTCCTGGTCTGCAGCGATCTGGAATAGAGTTTTGGCGTGGGTCGGGTTGGATAGGCATGCTTGCAGGTGGGATGATGAGTTGGATTTTGTTGTTTCTTTTGCTGCTGGTAATTTGGCTGAGCATCAGGTTTACAGATTAGCCCTCTTTACTACAGTTTACTTTGTTTGGCGGGCCCGCAATCAGAAGAAGTTCCAGACTCGTATTCCTGATTCCGCCATATTATTCAAGGAGATTCAATTGGTTGTTTTTTCTCGTTGCTTTATGTTGAAGAAACTCAGGAAGACCAGTCATGAGTTGTAG